The Microbispora sp. ZYX-F-249 genome includes a window with the following:
- a CDS encoding SDR family NAD(P)-dependent oxidoreductase — MSKVWFVTGSSRGLGRHFVEAALSRGDKVAATARSTASFDALVAAYGDAVLPLTLDVTDRAAVFETVKRARDHFGRLDVIVNNAGYAQIGAVEELTEQELRDQMETNLFGAVWVVQAALPYLREQRAGHIIQLSSAAGVIAMPLGGAYHASKWALEGLNEALAGEVADFGVKVTIIEPGGFATREGKNPDPLANGHMAQTDPAYDGLRRRLGAVTGKQPAGDPAAAARALLKLVDSGNPPLRVLFGQGFHPMIEQVYADRLKTWADWQDLSREAHGNLDRENR, encoded by the coding sequence ATGAGCAAGGTCTGGTTCGTCACCGGTTCGTCCCGCGGTCTGGGCCGCCACTTCGTCGAGGCCGCCCTGTCCCGCGGCGACAAGGTGGCCGCCACCGCGCGGAGCACCGCGAGCTTCGATGCGCTGGTCGCCGCCTATGGCGACGCGGTGCTGCCGCTCACGCTGGACGTGACCGACAGGGCCGCCGTCTTCGAGACCGTCAAGCGGGCCAGGGACCACTTCGGCCGGCTCGACGTCATCGTGAACAACGCCGGCTACGCCCAGATCGGCGCGGTTGAAGAGCTGACCGAGCAGGAACTGCGCGACCAGATGGAGACCAACCTGTTCGGCGCGGTGTGGGTGGTCCAGGCCGCGCTGCCCTACCTGCGCGAGCAGCGCGCGGGGCACATCATCCAGCTGTCCTCGGCGGCCGGGGTCATCGCCATGCCGCTCGGCGGCGCGTACCACGCCTCCAAGTGGGCCCTGGAGGGCTTGAACGAAGCCCTCGCCGGCGAGGTCGCCGACTTCGGCGTCAAGGTGACCATCATCGAGCCCGGCGGCTTCGCCACCAGGGAGGGCAAGAACCCCGATCCTCTCGCCAACGGCCACATGGCCCAGACCGACCCCGCCTACGACGGTCTGCGCCGGCGCCTCGGCGCGGTCACGGGCAAGCAGCCCGCCGGCGACCCGGCCGCCGCGGCCCGGGCACTGCTCAAGCTCGTCGACTCCGGCAACCCGCCCCTGCGGGTGCTGTTCGGCCAGGGCTTCCACCCGATGATCGAGCAGGTCTACGCCGACCGGCTCAAGACCTGGGCCGACTGGCAGGACCTGTCGCGGGAGGCGCACGGCAACCTCGACCGGGAGAATCGATGA